A genomic region of Methanosarcina thermophila TM-1 contains the following coding sequences:
- a CDS encoding ArsR/SmtB family transcription factor, with protein MEKSLEKIVEIGEALSHPIRLKLLYLLAERERYVYELAKDLNLSRQVVNLHLKRLEKAGFVESDLRLDDDDMRAKKFFRLKEFEVSLSIEDIKRIFE; from the coding sequence GGAGATCGGCGAAGCCCTCTCTCATCCCATAAGGTTGAAACTGCTCTACCTGCTGGCTGAGAGGGAGAGGTATGTCTACGAACTCGCCAAAGACCTGAACCTCTCAAGGCAGGTAGTAAACCTGCATTTGAAACGCCTGGAAAAAGCCGGATTTGTTGAAAGCGACCTCAGACTTGATGATGACGATATGCGGGCAAAGAAGTTTTTTAGATTAAAAGAGTTTGAAGTTTCCCTGTCTATTGAGGATATAAAGCGAATTTTCGAATAA